The Etheostoma cragini isolate CJK2018 chromosome 5, CSU_Ecrag_1.0, whole genome shotgun sequence genome contains a region encoding:
- the surf4l gene encoding surfeit 4, like yields the protein MGHGDLMSRAEDVADQFLRVTKHYLPHMARLCLVSTFLEDGFRMWFQWGEQSEYIESTWNCGHFLANIFVLLNLLGQLGGCVLILSRNFVQYACFTLFGIIGLQTLAYSILWDPKFLMRNLALGGGLLLLLAECRGEARSVFAGVPSLGHQSSPKHLLQLGGRVLLVLMFMTLLHFDLSLFSILQNLVGTALIVLVAVGFKTKLAALTLVVWLLCINFTFNAFWSIPSYKPMHDFLKYDFFQTTSVIGGLLLVVALGPGGVSMDEKKKEW from the exons ATGGGACACGGAGACCTAATGAGCCGGGCGGAGGATGTAGCTGACCAG ttCCTGCGGGTCACCAAACACTACCTCCCCCACATGGCCCGGCTCTGTCTGGTCAGCACCTTCCTGGAGGACGGCTTCAGGATGTGGTTCCAGTGGGGGGAGCAGAGCGAGTACATCGAATCCACCTGGAACTGTGGACACTTCCTCGCCAACATCTTCGTCCTGCTCAACTTGCTGGGGCAGCTGG GTGGCTGTGTGTTAATCCTTAGTAGAAACTTTGTTCAGTATGCCTGCTTCACTCTGTTTGGGATCATTGGCctccag acGCTGGCCTACAGCATCCTGTGGGACCCAAAGTTTCTCATGAG GAACCTGGCACTTGGGGGAggccttctcctcctcctggcGGAGTGCCGGGGGGAAGCTCGCAGTGTGTTTGCGGGAGTTCCTTCTCTTGGTCATCAGAGCTCTCCGAAACACCTGCTGCAGCTGGGAGGAAGGGTCCTCCTTGTCCTCATGTTCATGACGCTGCTGCACTTTGACCTCAGCCTATTCAGT ATCCTGCAGAACCTGGTGGGTACGGCACTCATTGTGCTGGTGGCGGTGGGCTTTAAGACCAAGCTGGCCGCTCTGACTCTGGTGGTCTGGCTGCTCTGCATCAACTTTACCTTCAACGCCTTCTGGAGCATCCCGTCGTACAAACCCATGCACGACTTCCTTAAGTACGACTTCTTCCAGACCACGTCGGTGATCGGAGGCCTGCTGCTGGTGGTGGCCCTGGGGCCCGGGGGGGTCTCAATggatgagaagaagaaagaatgGTGA
- the ciz1b gene encoding cdkn1a interacting zinc finger protein 1b has protein sequence MVKQQRRTDRCFVPAAGNSVTWVRFPVGPVQRRHIQQVDRNNPHSPITTEEERGDPGPDEVSGETKRARLDRTEDAAALTNREKVPGSCGHPGSESCPTAEGVSSRLPPPDQLASAEPSEDSRAAELQSVSSLKVTIQQSSESREFGQTDRTADKQTGGLHCHVCDLTCRSVQVFEEHMAGSEHLRKLKEMTHSICLNTHTLQNRGCWPEPQRWCDTCQTHFSGDIIVHRRTKQHKMCKQMCRPFCRVCKRHFRTPRKFVEHMKSAEHKEQVHLEEAQEEELITVDAVGCFEGEEDDEEKEVEEVEVAEEEESVGKEEAEKEVLELQPNVQAADRQKTEKGEYDPHTTYGSSFVLPVSGFLCQLCNKFFYRETTARHTHCRTHTHYLNLQSHRAKRTNEDQDRSALT, from the exons ATGGTCAAACAGCAGCGGAGAACAGACAG GTGTTTTGTACCTGCTGCAGGGAACAGTGTGACGTGGGTTCGTTTTCCTGTTGGCCCCGTTCAAAGGAGACACATTCAGCAGGTAGACAGAAACAATCCCCACAGCCCCatcaccacagaagaagagaggggagaCCCAGGACCTGACGAAGTTTCAGGAGAGACAAAAAGGGCGAGACTGGACCG AACTGAAGACGCTGCAGCTCTGACCAATAGAGAGAAAGTCCCAGGGTCATGTGGTCATCCAGGAAGTGAGAGCTGCCCCACAGCAG aAGGCGTTTCATCCAGACTGCCTCCTCCAGACCAGCTGGCGTCAGCAGAGCCCAGTGAGGACAGCAGAGCAGCTGAG cTGCAGAGTGTAAGTTCACTAAAGGTCACCATCCAGCAGAGCAGTGAGAGCAGAGAGtttggacagacagacaggacagctgaCAAACAGACAGGTGGACTCCACTGTCACGTCTGTGACCTTACCTGTCGCTCCGTGCAG GTGTTTGAGGAACACATGGCAGGATCAGAACACCTGAGGAAACTGAAGGAGATGACACACTCTATCtgccttaacacacacacactgcagaacaG GGGGTGTTGGCCCGAACCGCAGCGTTGGTGTGACACCTGTCAGACTCATTTCAGCGGTGATATCATCGTCCATCGAcgaacaaaacaacacaag ATGTGTAAGCAGATGTGTCGTCCCTTCTGTCGGGTGTGTAAACGTCACTTCAGGACTCCCAGGAAATTTGTGGAGCACATGAAGTCTGCAGAGCACAAGGAGCAG GTGCACCTGGAGGAGGCTCAGGAGGAAGAGCTGATCACTGTGGATGCTGTCGGCTGCTTcgagggagaggaggatgatgaagaaaaggaagtagaagaagtagaagtagctgaagaagaagagagtgtAGGAAAGGAAGAAGCAGAGAAGGAAGTGTTGGAGTTACAACCAAACGTTCAG gcagctgacagacagaaaacagagaagggGGAATATGACCCACACACCACATATG GAAGTAGTTTTGTGCTTCCTGTTTCTGGCTTCCTGTGTCAATTGTGTAATAAGTTCTTCTATAGAGAGACAACAGCAcgacacacacactgcaggacGCACACGCACTACCTCAACttgcag agccACAGAGCTAAGAGAACAAATGAAGATCAGGACAGATCTGCTCTCACCTGA